The DNA segment tgtaaggatcggtgacgtcctaagaggggggggggtgaattaggacacttagaactaaaccggctcaaaaaataacacaagataaacctatatcaatttctatctaaatatgctctaagtttatctagcgtgtctactctaccgattaaggaaacttgcaacctatctagtaaggtaaattgcaaaaatataaatgcggaagtgtaaagagggtagagagaacaaactcggcacaaggatttttatcccgtggtttcgatggcatgagtgccacccctagtccacgttggagctccacaaaggatatgctcccggtcggcacccggtcacggcctttgagccaccaagtcacaaagacaaggcctctacccggatgagccaccaaaccaccaaggcaaggtctcaccactagcctctcttccggttcctcgccgtcgtgatcacttcgaagcttgagccacaaaggcaagggtctccgcatccccgtacaaataccttgccgcctctccacaccaagtcggagggtcaacaagcttaccggcaagtcaccaagactccaaggtgccggcgtaccacttggtacaagttaggatcactccttgatccactctctatgcagctatcaactagctacactctctctaggcctacaagcactaatcactctctaatggtgtgcttaatcgccttggattttgatcacttaagcactttggtggcttggatgtcttctcaagtgtacataaatttctctgaactccagcacattcaaatgactgagtggaggagtatttatagcctcaaacccgtcaactagccgttgccccaacggctcagaaaattgtgagcaccggataatcctgtgatgatagtagtacaagcaccggattatcctgtgagtacatcagagaaactagccgttgaaacccactcaaactcaactgtgagcaccgaattatcctgtgatgagttagttaacaccggacaaaagcaccggattatcctatgcccataagttcattttggagctctctgcaaaaattagtccggtgagttcattttgtgagcaccggattatcctgtgaggcaccggacttatgttgatttgagcaccggagttatgttgatttgagcaccgaatattcctctgaagcaccgaagttatgttgattttgagcaccggattatcctgtgaggcaaatttcagcacaactgtattttgggcataacttttcgctccgaactccgattttgatgatcttgggctctattgaaagcttgtgaatagatctacaagattataaaaaaatccatcccatttgatcacatcaaaattcattgtgagcaccggataatccggtgaggcaaatttcagcacaactgcgttttgtattttgggcataacttttcgctctgaactccgattttgatgatcttgggctctattgaaagcttgtgaagaactctacaaaattatacagaaatccaacccattttatcacatcaaaattcatggaacaagtccaattcattcctttctttgttccggcttcggtgacttctcttttgttgcatccatgagacctactaaagcatatacttgacaaacatgttagtcttattgactatgttgtcattaatcaccaaaatcatatacatgcccttatgtaatttaggcaatcaatctaagggcatgtttcctacaaGTATATCTCCACTAGGATTAACGCGAGGGTTTCAAAAAGAACTTCCAATTAGTTAATATAATATAAAGATTGCTCGAGGTGTGCATCATCACAGTTCAGGCCATCTCCAATGGAGATGACATTTTTGCCTTTTCGAGTGCTACAGTAGAATAGAGTTCGATCTCAGCTAGCAAATCATCTTCAACAAAGACTGCAAACTGTATTTTCCTTTACTACAGTAAAGCGGGATGGATGAGGGACACGACAAATTTGCTGCCAGAAAACGGTTCCGCAACACTGTTCATAGTGTATGTGTGCAGGTctagggggagaagaagagtaatggAAGGTAAAAAATATGGTGTctattggagataaaaaaaataggggatattgtaatagtgatagaggatactataatagtgttataaaagatgaatttttagagtttctgttggaGATTATCTCAGGCCAGCTTTCTCAGTCTACTACCCCTTTCCCATAACACCAATATAGCTTACATGTGGGCCCGTTTTGATTGGTACGTTCCAAGTTGGTGCCATATTTACCCCTTTAAGCTTTCTTTGGTTCATGGGATTTTCACCGGATTTTCGTAGGATTCATGATTCCTCAGGATTGGATATTGTTCAGGCATTTGGTTTGTAAGGATAGAgcataggaattttggaggaatACTGTAGCAATCCTATGAAAACGTAGGAATTCCATTGGGAAACAGAAAGGGGCCATTTCTTTTAGTTGCAGACCTGTTGGTGCCCCAGCCCCAGCGAGAAGAGCTCGCCATGCAGCCTTCGCACCGCTTGTCCTCGCTTCCGCTCGCAAGAACCATCGTACGGGAAGCTATGGCTGGATATGGCGCCTTTGGAGCTCGCCTGCAGCTCGGCCTGCCGCCTCCGCTAGAGCACGTCCCACCGTCTCTGTTGGAGGTCACTCCTGTggtacactactacagaactagtcataagtgccagctcattagtgtcggtttggccaaaaccgacactgatagggtatcagtgccggttgttacTCTCTCGCGCCTCAAAATTGACTGAGCGATtaaaaactggcactgaaaacgactattagtgctggttggTACTAAAAACTGGCACTGGTAGGACCGGACCCGAAATATTCATTCAATAGACTAGTGGCTCACATGTCCGCTCACACGGTTTGGCCTTATCTCTTGTATCGATCCTCATCTCTCTCCggactcctctctctctccctctctcgattCGATCCCCTCCagctcggatgccgctcccaCCACTACCAATTTTCGTTTATTCTATGGAAATGAAAATCTTGTCGGGTGCACAACCGACATTGATATAAGTTGAGTATCAAtgccgagtaaagagtgccggttgaaaaaccggcactgaagccATTTTTCAATCGGCACTAATATGCCCTTTTGCAGTAGTGGTAGCACATCGCACTGATGCCGCTCGACCATACAGTCGCACCACTGTCGAGAGAGAGATAAGAAAGCCCAACGAATCGATGTGGTACTGGCCGCTGGGAAGGGGATGGTAAGAGATCGATTGCGATGCCGCCGAGAGACAAGCAGGTAGGGGAAGAGGAGATGAATAGAAGCAGAGAAGAtgtttttttccctctccaaGTAATGTATGATTTGTTTAGGGCAGTGATTTTGTCACTGATTAACTTTGATATATCATTGACTTAAAAATTCCTGTGACTCATCCAAACGATCATTCCTGTCAAATTCTTATGTTTTCTAATCCTCTATTTTGAACTTGCATTTATATACTATTCATGTGTTTTTCTTATTCCTCTTGTTTTTCAATTCTATGTTCAAAGGAGGCCTAACTTTGCATGATTTCGTTTTGACAAGAAGAAACTGCGAAGGTACATTTGCTTGTCAAGTGATTAGCCAATCAAAGAACAAGTTTTTAATGTCATCAGGCAATACATGGATACTCATCACAGAAATCTAGCTGCCATGACTCCTGAGAAATTAACGCAGTAAGTACAATACTCAGTACATCACCTGTTGGACCAAATTAATTAACATTCTTTACCCAGCAAAACGaagataaaaacaaaaaaaaaatcaatacatTGCTTAAACCGAGAATTAATTAGCTCAAACGAGTGTGCGCCATGGATGCTGTGTCAAGCTAGTGTTACTGTCATGTCCTTCTCCTGGCCATGGACGTAGCGTTGCCGTCGAAGAGCTCGTCGATGAGCGTCTCCACGTCCTCGGCGCTGAGCTTGACGTACTTCTCCGTCTGCCTGCCCGCGCTGAAGTGCTGCGCGAAGCGGCCGAGGAAGGAGCGGTAGGCCGGCacgacgacggcggcgatgGAGACGCGCAGCTCTGACTGCAGCTGCTCGTCGCTGACGACCCAGGCGCCCTGCGTCCGCTGGATCTCGTCCATGGCGGCGTTGAACTGCTTGAACCGCTCCTTGAGCACCGGCTTCTGCACGTGCCCCTTCACGGTGAGCACGCCATCGTCGCGGAGCAGCCCCAGCACGCGGCTCCACGTCTCCCGCTGGTAGTTTTTGTGATACTGCCGCAGGCTCGTCGACTGCTTCCGCGCCCACGCCTCGCCGAGCATGGCGTTGATCTCCGGCGAGCCGCGGATCTTCTGCAGCATATACCGGCCGTTGTTCATCAGGAAGATGTTACTCAGCGACGGGTCCTTGTACAGCCGCGACTTCGCCTCTAGGTTCCCGTGGAGGAGCTCCATCACCTCCATCAGCTGCGCCGCGAACGGGTTgttgtcgccgtcgccgtctcgTCGGTGGTGCTCGCGGAACACCTGCTCCAGCGTGCTGTTGTACTCGCACGCGTACTTGAGGTAGTTCATCACGTAGCGGGTGAGCGGGTGCACGGCGCCGCCCGGGACCGGCTGCTTGCCGGCGTCGGCGCGGATCGAGCTCTCCAGCTCGCGGAAGATGGCTGCGGCCGACTCGCCGAGGCGGGACCGCACGGTGGCGATCTCGGCCTTGAGTTCCGTCAGAGCGGAATTGTTGCGGTCGATGGCGGGCTCGTTGGCGGAGGCGGAGAGGAAGGCGTCGATGACCGGGGACGCGTCGCGGACGGCCTCGTACATGTCGAGCACTTTGCCGAGCTTCTCGGCGGCGCACTTGGTCATGGCCACGGCCTCCGTGAAGCTGAGCATGTGCAGCATGACGCAGCGCGCGAGGTCGGCGAAGATGCCGCGGCCCACTGCGGCGTGGCGGCCGGCGAAGACGCGGGTGCAGAGGTCGTGCTCCGTGGAGAGGCCAACGTTGATGGCGTgccggaacgccttgatccacGCCACGATCTCCGCCTCCAGCGCCTCCCACGCCATCTTCACCACGTCGTCGATGCTCGCCTTCTCGTA comes from the Phragmites australis chromosome 22, lpPhrAust1.1, whole genome shotgun sequence genome and includes:
- the LOC133905286 gene encoding exocyst complex component EXO70C1-like, with the translated sequence MDSRSQAPHKFSSFSPATTRDDGSRTREVDRNLSLGAVRHADRDRRDLQHGSFGSVAREQSIKEEDEQEEGEGTAGHGAPGGDGGGRADGGHGEGAAGGEGVEPNLAALSAEIDSFVAGQGGDAPVSVTEATMEKFAAAVEREIAQSEGAEDKWATDASGEPPALLAAITRIAALASALGKNPEGSGKYTAAVHRVTGVMHRAMAFLEDEFHALLQDPRVPKTADQVGHEPDRCVLPTPASDDSGAGGEAAPPYPPETVDRLRAMADAMIAAGYVTECTQMFLVARRNAFDAALQGLGYEKASIDDVVKMAWEALEAEIVAWIKAFRHAINVGLSTEHDLCTRVFAGRHAAVGRGIFADLARCVMLHMLSFTEAVAMTKCAAEKLGKVLDMYEAVRDASPVIDAFLSASANEPAIDRNNSALTELKAEIATVRSRLGESAAAIFRELESSIRADAGKQPVPGGAVHPLTRYVMNYLKYACEYNSTLEQVFREHHRRDGDGDNNPFAAQLMEVMELLHGNLEAKSRLYKDPSLSNIFLMNNGRYMLQKIRGSPEINAMLGEAWARKQSTSLRQYHKNYQRETWSRVLGLLRDDGVLTVKGHVQKPVLKERFKQFNAAMDEIQRTQGAWVVSDEQLQSELRVSIAAVVVPAYRSFLGRFAQHFSAGRQTEKYVKLSAEDVETLIDELFDGNATSMARRRT